The sequence AGACATGGAGGGAAGGTAGAGGTTGGTGCTGTGCGCAGCCAGGAAGAAAAAGGGAGTTGACATTTCTGCTCCTTTGGCTGGCTGCCTGTCGGGAAATCCTGAAAGTCAGAGTTGGGAAGGTGTCTGCATGTAATTAGGACATCCCTCGATGTCATTCACATACCTTCTTTATGATTTGGGGCATATCTGTGTTCCACctggatgtgtgtatatatataggtgttttttttttgttgttttttttttttggagatggagtttcactcttgttgcccaagctggagtgcaatggcacgatcttggctcactgctacctctgcctcccgggttcaagcgattctcctgcctcagcctcccgagtagctgggattataggcgcctgccaccacacccggctcattttgtagctttagtagagacgggatttcaccaagctggtcaggctggtctcaaactcccaacctcaggtgatccgcctgccttgtcctcccaaagtgctgggattataggcgtgagccaccgcacctggcctcctggcttccttccttccttccttcctctctctctctttcttctctttctctccttctttctctttttttgatgaAATTTCATacttgttacccaggttggagtgcaatggcgcgatttcggctcactgcaacctccagctcccaggttcaagtgattttcctgcctctgcctccagaggagctgggattacaggcgcctgccaccgcacccagctaatttttttttttttttttttgtatttttagtagagacggggtttcaccatgttggtcaggctggtcttgaactcctgaccttaggcaatccacccacctcggcctcccaaagtcctgggattgcaggtgtgagctgctgcgcccggccaatatttttCTAATCAATTATTTTTTACCTAAAATTGATGTCTAAGGGAAATTTTATATGAATATCATATGAAATAACACACCTATAAAGTCTCAGGTTTAATAGGttagttttatttcttatacACCAACATAAAAACCTATCTATTCAAGGTAAAGCAAATGTTTTTCCAGGTCTCACTTTAAACTGTCTTATAGGAGTAACAGTGACCCAGGGCACTGGTTTTCAGTTTGCTTTTTTCAGAGGTGCCTCCTGTTCCAGAGGTGCCTCAGCTCCCCTTTCAACCAGAGAGACTCCCTTTTAATCTAGTTTCTATATTGGGGTTACACATAAGAGtttatataacaaaaaataattccACATCTAAAAACACAATAATCCAAAACTGTTTGCCTAGTCCGACCTGCTCACTGTGCCACCGAGACATAACCGAGGTTAGGGAGGAGAAGTGGCTGTCTTGGGTCACGCAGCAGTTAGAAGCAAAGCCCAGCCCAGAACCCCAGTCAACAGTCCCCCAATTCTTGCCAGAGACAGACAGAAGTTTTCTCCATCCTTTAAAGAGAAACATTCAGCTTATGGCTGGGAGTTGTGGAAGGTCCATACTGGGGGATGTGGATGGAAAGGGAGGATTGTTGTGGGAGTGGTGGGTTGGCAGCAGGGGTCCCGGAGCAGCACCCAGGCAGAGCTGAAACAGCCCCTTTAAGTAGAGCCGACCCTTTCAAAGGCAGAAAGACCACAGCCTGAAGCGTATTTGCTACCATTTTTCCTGTTGACACCACTGATGAGGATGCCTTGGGGAGGAGGAGGCCAGGGTCTTCCCCATGAACGCCCCTCAGCATCCTGGAAGTTATAGAATTATTgctgccccctgccccccaaactcctgcctttttctttttctttttctttttcttttcttttttttttgagatggagtctcgctgtcgcccaggctggagtgcagtggcgcgatcttggctcactgcaggctcggcccccttgggttcacgccattctcctgcctcagcctcccgagtagctgggactacaggcgcccgccaccttgcccggctaattttttgtatttttagtagagatggggtttcactgtgttaggcaggatggtctcgatctcctgaccccgtgatccgcccgcctgggcctcccaaagtgctgggattacaggcgtgagccacggcgcccggcaactcctgccttttcttCAGTCTCAAcaccctcccacccctgcctcctaCCAGTCTTTGTGTTCTCATTTCTGATTTGGTCTGTGGGACCCTCACCCCTCAGTTGGCTCTTGCTTCCAACTGAGAACACCTAGAAACTGTGGGAGCCCCACGACCACCCAGCCAAGGCATAGTCCTCCCAGGAGCGGCTGAACAGGAAAAGTAACCGAATTTCCTTCACCATCCCAGGGAATCCTCCAAAATGGACTATGCCCTGTTGGCCACTTCAAACCCAGCagcccttccccatccccactcAGCCCTGCACAAGGGGTGCCAGGAAGTCCACACCAGGGGAAGAGTGGGCATGAGCAGGCTGAGCCAGGGACCCTTCTACTACCCTGGAAACCTGGGTGAGCCTGGAGTCGTGGAGGGGCCCCAGACTCCTCAGAACATGGCACTTTTCCGTCTCTGCTGAGCGAGCCAGCTGCTGGGATTCATGTCCATCTGTAGCATCTTCATCACCCACTTGTCCCGACGGGCACCTTCAACAAACTCGTTCAGAGACAGCTGGCCTGAGCAAGGGGGGAGAGAGGTGGTCACGCAGAAGAAGGGGAGACCTGGGTCTGGGGGTAGGAGGACAGACCTCGCTCCCAGGATGCGCCTACACATCTTATGACAACTATCCTGCAGTCTCAGACCCCAAGCTTGCGGCTTGTCAGGTGTCTGAATCTCCAGGAGTCTCCTGCCACCTTTAAGGGGCTTTCTTTGCTGATGAATTGAAGTTTTACTTTTGCGCATGGTACCATGGAAAAGCTGGGTGGAGCTGAGAGATCTGGAGGGCTCGTGTGTGTATTCCAAGCCAGCTCTCTCCCCACACAGCCCTGGGGCTGGGCATTGGGCTACAGGGAGGACAGCCCAAGCAGCCTGAATGGAGGTCTACCCTATGCCTGCTCTTAAACACATTATCCTATTCATTCCTCTCAaccactattattatccccattttccagatgaggaaattgagaccaggATGAGAGGCTCAATATGTCACTCCCTGCCTGACTCCAAAGTTCCTATTCTTTCTATTCTGCGTGCCTGGCCTCCATCAGCAACTCCTGTAGGACTTTTAGTCACTCCTACAAACACGTGCTCATGAGTCCCCTTGTTAGTGCATGTCATCTTCTCCACAGCCTTCTCACAGATGAGGACCCCAGGGTTGGAAGGTGGAGGGCCTTGCCCAAGGACTTGCAGCCAGAAAGTGGCGATGATGCAGAGTGGACAGCACTCCCCCCCATCTCTGCCCCTCTTACCATCTCCATTCTCATCCACCAGGAGGAAGATCCTGTCCACGACCTCCTCGGGCGTGAGCAGCTGGCCTTGCTCAGTTTGTAGCTCTCGCCGGCAGGCTTTCTTCAGCTGGTAAATTCCCTGCCCAAGAAAACTCAGCTGCATTGACGGGAGACCCTGAAAGCTCCACCCTCACCCCAGTGACCCACATCCCTCAGCACCACTTCCCCAGTGCTGGCTTCCCAGGCTGTGCATCTTAGGATCACATAATCCAGATCCAGATCAAAACTGACCTGTCCTAAGGCGGTGCTCTCAGAATCCCACTGGCCTAATTCCAGCTGAGTTCCTGGCCTCACACCCCACCTGACCCCAACACCATTTGCCTTTCCACTGTGAGCTGCAAAGCCCAAATCCAAAACCTCTAATGAGGGAGGTTTAAGTCACCATGACAGTCTAAATCGCATTCTACACAGGAAGAAATAGAGATGCAGAGAAGAAAATTCagtgtatctatatatgtgtgcCTGTATATGTGTAAAACAGAATGATGGGGATACACATGTTCCCTCCTCATGGACTGGAAGGAAAAACCCAGGTTTCTTCTTTGCCCTGTTTCCTCTCCCAGTGAGACTACGTTTGTGAAAGCATCATGTAgtctgggagctgtggctcatgcctgtaaccccagcactttgggaggccgaggtgggtggatcatttgaggtcaggagttcaagaccagcctggccaacatggtgaaatcctgtctctactaaaaatacaaaaattagctgggcaaggtggcgggcgcctgtaatcccagctactcaggaggctgaggcaggaaaatcgcttgaacctgggaggtagaagttgcagtgagccgagattgcgccactgaactccagcttgggcaacaaagtgagactctgtctcaaaaaaaaaaaaaagaaagaaagaaagaaagcaccaTATAAATGCGGAAGAGATGGACACATATGATGGTTCCCCTTAGCTCCCAGGCTGGCATTCCCTGAGGACAGAAGCTGTGTCTTACGCACCTCTATGGCCTCACTGCTCAGCCCAGTGCCCAGGACAAAACAGGCCTCATCGACGtgtcttgggagactgaggggttAAATCCAGCCCCAGCACTTCCTAGGTAGACTAATTTGGGCCGATTACAGAATCTCAGCAGCTTCTTGCTCTGTGAAATAGGGCTAACGATGCCTGGCTCATAGCGCGGGTCTGGCTAACCCAGGGAACACGCCAGAGTCTGGGATGTACTAGgcacttcttttcttccttaatcATTCTTGCTAATAGAGAATGATTGTtagtcttttaaaagaaataacttctgataTTCTTGACTTTTTCTCATgcatttgtgttttctattttattgatttctgctgtttattttctttcttctactatctttcgatttattttattttacttttttgagacggagtcttgctctgtcaccaggctggagtgcagtggcgcgatctcagctcactgcaagctccgcctcccgggttcaggcaattctcctgcctcagccttccaagtagctgggaccataggtgcccgccaccacacccagctaattttttgtatttttagtagagacagggtttcaccgtgttagccagaatggtctcgatctcctgacctcgtgatcttcccgcctcagcctcccaaagtgctgggattacagacgtgagccaccgtgcccggccaagggtttattttacttttttttttttttttttagacagggtttcactctgttgctcagggtggagtgcagtggcacaatcacagctcattgcagcctcaaccttccaggctcaggcaatccttccacctcagcctttggagtagatgggaccacaggtgcatatcaccatgcccagcgaatttttttgtattttttgtagagatggggtcttactatgttgcccaggctggtcttgaactcctgggctcaagtgatccactcacctcagcctcccaaagtgctggggttacatgtGTCAGTCCctgcgcctggccttaatttactcttccttttttctaatttcctgAGATGGCTTCTTAGATCATtgattttctaatatataaagtcttattttctaatatagtatgcattttctaattatttcctaagatatcttttcttttctttcttttttttttttttttgagacagggtcttactttgttgccccagctggaacgcagtggcatgatcatagcttactgcagcctccaactcctggctcaagcaatcctcccacctcagtctcccaagtagctaggactaccggCATGTAcctccaagcctggctaatttttaatttttttgtagagatggggtctcgctttgttttccaggttgttcttgaacacctgggctcaagcaatcctcccacctcagcctcccaaagtgctgggattacaggaatgagccactgcacccagcctctatttccaaaatatatgcattttaagtcttattttctaatatgcacattttaaatctataaatttttCTGCAGGTTCAGCTTTAGCTGCATTCCACAAGTTGTAGTATGTGATCCttgcattatttttcaatttaagatacttgtcgtgtgtgtgtgtgtgtgtgtgggtgtgtgtgatcCACGGAGTATGTGGAAGTCTACTGCCTAATTTCCAAACAGATGGGGATTTTCTAATAATCTTTTTTTGattgatttctagcttaattCCACTAGAAATTACACACTCACAATAAGAACACAGGAAACACACTCAGAATGATTTCAAGGCCTCTTCTTCAGTCCCCGCTGGCCACTTGTGGCCAACCCTCAGAGCTCCAGCAGTGCTCAAGTGCCCAGGTTGCTGGCCCATGGGCAGAGACACTAACCTCCACAATGTTGAGTAGCTCCAGGCGGTCGATGCAGCCATTGCCGTCCTTATCATAGATCTTGAAGGTCCACTTCAGCTTGTGCTCCAGGGTGCCCCTCAGCACGAGATTCAGAGCTGCCACATACTCCAGGAAGTCGATGGTGTTGTCCTGCATTAGATGTGGATGCTGCTGAGGGCACAGCCCACTCCCCAGAGCATAGGCCATTCATCCCTGCAAACACAgggcttctcctcctccttttaatCCATGTGGCCTCTGCATCTTTGCTCAAGCCTTTCTCCACCCTTGGGGTAGAGAAcattctatctatctgtctatctatcatctatctatctatctatctatcatcatctatctacccatatctatctatctatctatctatctatctatctatcatctatctatctgactatctatcatctgtctatttatttttagaaacagggtctcactaagttacccaggctggtctcaaactcttgggctcaagtgatcctcccttcttggcctcccaaagtgtttggattacaggcatgagccaccacacccagcctagagaacattctctcttctcattttctATGATCACCCAAGCTTACCCATCCTTCAAGGCTGAGCTCAAGggtcccctcctccaggaagccttcagCCTCTGACCTCTTCAGCCATAGTGCTCTCTCCCTCCTCATTCTAACATCCACAGCATCTACGGTCTATTCTACACAGCTTGGGACTTTCTCTGGCATTGTCACTTAACTGTTTCCTAGATTTGTCTTGTTCTCCAACCATGTTATATGCTCCTGGGGAAAAGAGAGGGGTTGACATTGCTTGGGTTTCTCCTccatgcctagcacagtgccacTTATGGCCAGAGTTGGAAGCCAATAGATATTCATGAATTAATGAGTCAATGATGGGCTTGATCTGAATTTGGGACTAAGACAGTTTTGAAGGAGTTAGAAAGCAGAGCCCATGTTGAAATTTTCCTCTGCATTCTCATTCACCCCAAGTCAGAGAGAGAGGTGGACAGGAGTGGCTCCAGCCCTACCCACTTCTAGGTCCCTGTGGACATTACACTGAACAACAGGCCTGTGCCTCCAGCCCATCCAGGAAGGCTGGGAGAACGCAGAGCTCAGGTGCTAATTGGGCAGAGTAAGGGGGAGAGGCACAGTCTACTTCTAAGGTGACTCTCACCAGGAAGCAACAGAACCTTCTTGTAACAGAAATGCGGCAGCAATAATGATTTCTAAAACAGTAAATAAGAAAGAGGATATATTCTTGCTTTCTTCTCCAGATGTGTTTGGGGTGACaggctgctgccgccgccgctgtTGGTGGCTGCAGTAGGTTAGCTGTGCTAGTGTCTCACTTACAGGTGCTCACTTATTCCAGGGTTGGGAACTCCATTCTCCAAATCAAAAATCTGAGCCATCAGATCCCCCAGGAGTGCCTGTCATTCACATGACTTTGTTATCAGAAATGACACTGATGGCCCAGAGAGAGCACTTCTGTCCCACTGGGTCAGGCCACTCAGGAGCCCCAGCCCCAGATCAAGGGGTGCCTGGGTGAACAAAGTTTGAGCAACAGGAGAAAATGGCAGAAAACGAGGGAAACAGCAAGAAGCCTaaggaaaaactaagaaaacaaaacgAGCTTACCTGAGTACCTGAAGTGTTCTATTCATATCTTTTATATAATTCCTATAAATATATGGTCTCCATACTCCTCATCATATAGTTACCTAATTGAGGTcagattatatttataattttgtttccttcattttcatgtaacattttcttatgtctttaaaaattatttaaaatgtcaacttccatttttttttggtggggagggggtactgaacattccctttgttgaacatatttctaatattttccattacacaatgaactttttttttgcacGTATATCTTTTCTTACAtctctggtatttttttttagggTAGACACTTAGCAGTGGTTGTCAGTTCTTTAAAAGGTTATTTTCTAGAGTAGTTGTTATTTATTAAGCTTATTACCACAAATCAATCTTGTGTTTCTTATTTAATGAGAATgagttattatccccattttatggatgaggagcCTGAGACCCAGAGGTTCCCAGGCCACCCAGCCAGCAAGTGGCAGAACTTTTCCAGGCATGCATCTCCTCCAGTGCATCAAGTCGGAAAAACTTGCAGTCTCCACTTAAGATCTATTTCTGTCCAGCAAATGAGTCTAGTGCTTGGGGgtgccaagaaaagaaaaacaaaaacaaaacctgaaaccACTCACAAATCCCCACTCTCTAGATCTCCAGAGTCTTCCTCATTCTTTGTCCAGAAGCTTCTGTTCCTACAACATCCTCTCTCAACATGATTCAGTTTCCATGACTCCTTGCCTTATATGAGACATATTCCAGAGTGATCTCTAGACAAGTGATCTCATCTGAGAGGTTACTGGAAACCCCAGGACCATTTCTGGGAAACGTCCAGCTGGGACTAATCTCATCTGCTATGCATGGGACCTTGTCAGCTCCAATTACCCACAGAGGCCTGAGAGTGATGGAAATGGCTCCGTCTACTCAGGAATAGGATGGGCGTGTCACCGGCTCTGTGGGATTATCTGCCCTGTTTCTCTTTGAATTGGCCATATTTGTGCACCAGCCCTAACTTCAATGCGTGTTATATAAGAATCCTAAATGACATTTGATCTTCACCCTCTCCTTTCTTCCATTCCAGGCGGTCATAGAGCAACCACCAGAGTTGCAAAGGAGAGTGGCAGAGACGAGGTGTTCCTAcctcttcgtctccaccaaaccGGTTTCCATCACCTCAGATTTTCACGTGTGAACCAGATCTATAAACTCTTTTGATTTGATTTGCTTTAGAAATCTCAGACCGATTGTTCCGAAATGACACTCCTTGATATAAGGGGGAATGGAGTCAGGTGTAGGTTTGGAGACAAAGACTAAGTGGGAAAGAAGGCTCAGTCCCTGAGACAGGAACTGAAAAACACTTTCTAGGGAGGCTCTTCCTTATAGTGGAATGCCAACTAATAAATAGAGAAGGGGTGATGGCGTTAGAAAATTATCAACAGATGCCAAAGACAGTAGAAAATTTGACTGAACAATAGGATATTTACTTAGTCTCAAGATATATCCTTACATGttgcttattaattacaaagaaaaaaatagtaactttacaaTGTTGAAACATGGCAGataccaccttaaccaagtgatcaaagttaactaCGCCAGTGATGGGACAAACTGACGTCTTGTACCCGATAGTATGATGCACCGAGGACACAACATTACATCAGTGGCAATTCTACCAATTTAGACAAATGCCAGTTGTGGGGTGTCCCACAACATAATTCAGCTGCAGTCTTCAAAAATGTCAcagtcaaataaaaaagaaaagcggAGATTAAAGGTTCCAAGTTAAAGAAGGTTAAGGAGATACAAGTAAATGCAATGTATgatcatacaaaaaaaaaaaaaaaaaagaaaagaaaaaggaaggccaggcatggtggctcatgcctgtaatctcaacactttgggagaccgaggcgggcggatcatgaagtcaagagatggagacaatcatggccaacatggtgaaaccctgtctctactaaaaatacaaaaattagctgggcgtggtggtgctcgcctatagtcccagctactggggaggctgaggcaggagaatcgcttgaacctgggaggtggaggttgcagtgagacaagatcacaccactgcactacagccagggcaacagagccagactccatcccccccacccccaccccccaaaaaaagagaaaagaaaagaaaagaaaaaggaaaaaagaaagaaagctggccgggtgcagtggctcatgcctgtaattccagcactctgggaggccgagatgggcggatcacttcaggtcaggagttcgacaccagcctggtcaacatggtgaaaccccgtttctactaaaaatacaaaaattagccaggcatgggggtgcacacctgtaatcctagctactcgggaggatgagtcatgagaattgcttgaactcaggaggtggagattgcagtgacctgagattgtgccactgcactccagcctgggcaacatggtgagactccatctctaccaacataaataaataaataatacaaaaattaacaggcatggtggtgcacacctgtaatcccagctacttgagaggttgaggtgggaggatcccttgagcctgggaaatcagAGGCTGCaaagagctgaaatcatgccactgggtgacagagcgagaccctgtctcgaaaacaaaaaagaaaaagaaaatacacactgTGATACTTAGGGATAAACGGGCATGATATCTATagctttctcttaaaaaaaagtatatgtatatattatgtatatgtataaattatgtatcatgtatatgtatatatacttatagaatacattatacatatgtatgtatacagagGTAGAATGATAAAGTAaatgatataaaatgtaaataacacGAAATTTGGATAAATTGCACATGGGAGTTACTTGTATCATTCTTATAACTCTTCTGTAAATTTAGAatcataacaaaattaaaaagttattcaaaaaggaaaaaacattgaTGAACATGATATGCTGATTTATAAGAAGAGATGAGGTATAAGGAGTACAACTATATGCCTAGGGGCTTCATCAGCCCTTTTGGATCTTGAATCATGATTGTATTGATTTTTAGATGAATCTGGGGAAGATTGATGGACTTAAATGAGTCTTATTATTTATGACCTgatatatttgtttacttttcttatgacattttaaaaaaatcatcaattattttaaaaagtcatattctctctttaaaaaaccTGCCTTCTAGGCAGGAGCACTTAAGACCTTGGGCAAATCGATTCATTCCCTTTTGCCCAGCTTTCTCATCATTTAATTTGGAATAACAAAAGTCTGCCCCTCCCACCCAGGGTTGCTGCTGACTCAGAGGAGACCTAAGAGAGGAGAAGTGCTGAGAAGTCCGAAACTGGCTCTGTGCCCTGTGGGGTGGTCGATGGGGTTCATCTCTGAGAAGGTTCTGTTGAATTGAAGATGCTGACCTCACCCTCCTGTCCCGGGACAGGCACTGTGGGGATATGCACTGACTGGTACCAGCGACAGGATGAGACCTGAAGTGGCATTCCCAGTGATTCAGTTTAGAAAGCTAAGTCCTCCACGCACTGAGGAGTGGAGAACTGATGCTTTCTTCAGATTAAATTAGTATTTGAGGCAAATCCAGTAGTTTGCAGGATTGCCAGGGCACTGAACTGGATAACCTTAAATAATCAAGGGGTTTTTGActgaattgaaatttaaaattcaatccCCTGGCGCATTTACAAGATGTGTTATCTTCTTAGCTGCTAGTGACATTGTGGGCTTAGAGAAACTCTAGTCTGAATGATTTAATGAAACCTTCCAAGACTTGAAGAGCTGAAAGGGGCTTTTGCAGTCATCCACCCAGTCTCCCAATACATGCAGGAGCCTCCTCCAGCATTCTTGACAGGGAGGATCTGACCAGTCTCAGTTTGAAGAAACCCAACAAGAGGGAGCTCATAGCCCATGCTAAGATACCTTGTCTCATTTGGAACATCTCTTTTGCTCCTAGTGTTTAGAGTGACAGGGGCTCTGGCAGATGCGAAAACCCAGTCATTGGGCTGCAGAGTCTTGGTCAAAAATACACAAAGAGAGGACCTGGACTGTCTGCCAGTCGTCCTTCAGCTCTCAAGAAGAGGACACAGGGAGCATCAGCCGACAGctaagagatggagggagggaaggagagacagagaagatgGAAAGGgacaaaaggaagagaagagacagaaggGTTTGGTGAGTGAGACAGAAAAGGTAAAGAgagatggagtggaaagaagagcAGAGAAAGAGCCGAGGAATAGGGAAATGGGAGCTCTCCCTGAGGACACTCGTGGAGGAAGGCGCCAGGTGGACTGGCCACCgatccttcccttcagggtgccTTACCCCATTCTTGTCGAAGGCTCGGAACATGCCCTCTACATACTGGGAGGCCTCCTCATCGTCTGTGACCTTGAAGAAGCGCTTAAACTCATGCATAAAGAGTGTGCCGCTGGGGCACTCCATCACGAACTTCTTGTACCACTCCTGGAGCTCCGCCACATCTATCTCGCCAGCTGCCTCCGCCTCCTCCCAGCTAAACTCCTGCCCCATGCTGGCCCTGAGGAGTGTCAGGGAGCAAGGGTCTGTGTCTCCTCCCTGGCTTCTGCTGATGGATCTCTCCAACTAGggccctcttcctccctttccagGAGGCCTGATCAGCCTCTCCATCATCTCCTGGGTGACTGAACATGATCGGTCAGTGCAGGGGGCAGGTGGCAAGGGAGGTGGGTCCAGGCCAGCTAAGCTGCCCTAAGACTATTAGAAGATTCCCCAGGCGGCCGGGTGCGgttgctcatgactgtaatcccagcactttgggaggctgaggtgggtggatcacaaggtcaggagtttgagaccagcctggccagcatggtgaaatcctgtctctactaaaaatacaaaaaatgatctgggcatggtggtgggcacctgtaatcccagctattcaggaggctgaggcaggagaatcgcttgaacccgggaggcggag is a genomic window of Pongo pygmaeus isolate AG05252 chromosome 5, NHGRI_mPonPyg2-v2.0_pri, whole genome shotgun sequence containing:
- the GUCA1B gene encoding guanylyl cyclase-activating protein 2 isoform X1 codes for the protein MRRERALWLKRSEAEGFLEEGTLELSLEGWDNTIDFLEYVAALNLVLRGTLEHKLKWTFKIYDKDGNGCIDRLELLNIVEGIYQLKKACRRELQTEQGQLLTPEEVVDRIFLLVDENGDGQLSLNEFVEGARRDKWVMKMLQMDMNPSSWLAQQRRKSAMF
- the GUCA1B gene encoding guanylyl cyclase-activating protein 2 isoform X2: MGQEFSWEEAEAAGEIDVAELQEWYKKFVMECPSGTLFMHEFKRFFKVTDDEEASQYVEGMFRAFDKNGDNTIDFLEYVAALNLVLRGTLEHKLKWTFKIYDKDGNGCIDRLELLNIVEGIYQLKKACRRELQTEQGQLLTPEEVVDRIFLLVDENGDGQLSLNEFVEGARRDKWVMKMLQMDMNPSSWLAQQRRKSAMF